From a region of the Methanothrix sp. genome:
- a CDS encoding gas vesicle protein K → MALNIDENNLKHGLLGLVIALVEVIRDALRMQALRRMESGVLTEEEVNRLGEALMELDIAIEEIKREQGITESVKAVRDGLDEIVDDVLDRIVNPESWREEVYGEGR, encoded by the coding sequence ATGGCCCTCAATATCGATGAGAACAACCTGAAACATGGCCTTCTTGGACTTGTGATAGCGCTCGTCGAGGTGATAAGGGACGCTCTCAGGATGCAGGCATTGAGGCGCATGGAGTCAGGAGTTCTGACTGAGGAGGAGGTGAACCGGCTCGGCGAGGCACTGATGGAGCTTGACATCGCGATAGAGGAGATCAAAAGAGAGCAGGGGATAACAGAATCCGTAAAGGCGGTCCGCGACGGTCTGGACGAGATCGTGGATGATGTTCTCGATCGAATTGTGAATCCTGAGAGTTGGAGGGAGGAGGTTTATGGAGAGGGGCGATGA
- a CDS encoding GvpL/GvpF family gas vesicle protein produces the protein MERGDDLRDAIVEMVRSEVKAIGDELAPLISEIVRAELMPALRAAIRDAILRELSASYGGDETAETDGIRECGPRIAFCEPEEIKKSAEPPVKEEAIAETAPAGEKGLYLYCLADASVSTSLGWMGIDGCEVYTIPHEGISAVVHSCPLEPYRSDDEETVKMWVKSHQQVVDLAAERFGTVMPFGFDTIIAPKDSCTAEEVLKKWISDELEEIRRKMEKIRGRKEYGIQIFYDPAVFSERIENESDDVRRIREEMKSKPPGVAYIYRQKLEAAVRKELDVLMAAYFKEFYEKILSNAEDIKVEKVRKSDSDMVMMMNLSVLASDERALGQVLDEITAEPGISVRFTGPWQPYSFV, from the coding sequence ATGGAGAGGGGCGATGATCTGAGAGATGCGATCGTGGAGATGGTCAGATCCGAGGTCAAAGCGATTGGCGACGAGCTGGCCCCTCTTATATCAGAGATCGTGCGAGCAGAGCTCATGCCAGCACTCAGGGCCGCGATAAGAGATGCGATACTCAGAGAGCTGAGCGCATCATACGGTGGGGATGAGACGGCTGAGACTGATGGTATCCGTGAATGCGGCCCCAGGATCGCTTTTTGCGAACCCGAGGAGATAAAAAAATCAGCAGAGCCACCGGTGAAAGAAGAGGCCATTGCAGAGACCGCGCCTGCAGGTGAGAAAGGACTGTACCTCTACTGCCTTGCGGATGCGAGCGTATCCACAAGCCTTGGATGGATGGGGATCGATGGATGTGAGGTCTACACTATCCCGCACGAGGGAATATCTGCGGTAGTTCACAGCTGCCCCCTGGAGCCGTACAGGAGTGATGATGAGGAGACGGTGAAGATGTGGGTGAAATCGCACCAGCAAGTGGTTGATCTCGCAGCTGAGAGGTTCGGGACAGTGATGCCGTTCGGCTTCGACACGATTATAGCGCCGAAGGACTCCTGCACAGCGGAGGAGGTTCTTAAGAAATGGATCTCTGACGAGCTTGAGGAGATAAGGAGAAAGATGGAGAAGATCCGGGGCAGGAAGGAGTACGGGATTCAGATATTCTACGATCCAGCAGTTTTCAGCGAGAGGATCGAGAATGAGAGCGATGATGTGCGGAGAATCAGGGAGGAGATGAAATCAAAGCCTCCAGGTGTTGCGTACATCTACAGACAGAAGCTCGAGGCGGCTGTGAGGAAGGAGCTGGATGTGCTCATGGCTGCGTATTTCAAAGAATTTTATGAAAAGATTCTGAGCAATGCTGAAGACATAAAGGTGGAGAAGGTCAGGAAGTCCGACAGCGACATGGTGATGATGATGAACCTCTCCGTGCTTGCCAGCGATGAGAGGGCTCTCGGCCAGGTCCTGGACGAAATAACTGCAGAGCCCGGGATCTCTGTCCGCTTCACAGGACCATGGCAGCCGTATTCATTTGTTTGA
- a CDS encoding PRC-barrel domain-containing protein — protein MKKIFASDLAGKEIVTVDGVVLGELENITFNLDTGELVDLVVKPDRNLSRVKYRADGRFVRIPFSAVCAIKDYIVVDEGKSILSGEQRRD, from the coding sequence ATGAAGAAGATCTTTGCCTCGGATCTCGCCGGCAAGGAGATCGTAACAGTGGATGGCGTTGTCCTGGGGGAGCTGGAGAACATAACATTCAATCTGGATACAGGCGAGCTCGTGGATCTCGTTGTCAAACCTGACCGCAACCTGAGCCGCGTGAAGTACAGGGCGGATGGGAGATTCGTTCGGATCCCATTCAGCGCGGTCTGTGCAATAAAGGATTACATAGTGGTCGATGAGGGGAAGTCGATCCTGTCAGGAGAGCAGAGGCGCGATTAG
- a CDS encoding CDC48 family AAA ATPase translates to MWEVKELQLKVAKAYPNDSARGIARLDPSALLTLRLSPGDIIEIEGKKITAAKVWRADRQDWIQDYIRIDGFIRQNAGVGISDRVKVRKAKYSDATRIVLAPPAGSHMQFGPDAVDMIKRQTLKRPVVAGDILPVMSTSGQAFLGRMEAIPLVVTATDPGGIVVITDRTEILLMDKPARGVGSIKATGVTYESVGGLRAEVQRVREMIELPMKHPEVFRKLGIDPPKGVLLYGPPGTGKTLIAKAVANESGASFFSIAGPEIMSKYYGESEQRLREIFEEANSNTPSIIFIDELDSIAPKRSEVTGEVERRVVAQLLAMMDGLKERGQLVVIGATNRIDAIDPALRRPGRFDREIEIGVPDRDDRVEILQIHVRNMPLADDVNLEELANRTHGFVGADIAALCKEAAMKALRRYLPDLGTEDDIPPEIVESMKVTRDDFEMALREIEPSAMREVLVELPKVTWESVGGLGQIKQELIEAIEWPLKRPERFEQMGIKPPKGILLYGPPGTGKTLIAQAVANETNANFISVRGPQMLSKWVGESERAIREIFRKAKQVSPAIIFFDELDAIAPMRGMDEGSRVTERVVNQLLAEMDGLEDLKNVIVIGATNRPDMIDPALLRSGRFDRLIMIGPPDRDGRLEILRIHTSRIPNSEDVNLEELADLTDGYVGADLGALCREAVLLALRENESAKIVEMRHYLEALKRVRPSVEESMISYYERISERFRGGGRVESSSLIGYR, encoded by the coding sequence GTGTGGGAAGTCAAAGAACTTCAGCTCAAGGTGGCGAAGGCCTATCCGAACGACTCGGCCAGAGGCATCGCCAGGCTTGATCCGAGCGCGCTCCTCACCCTCCGCCTCTCACCGGGAGATATCATAGAGATAGAGGGGAAGAAGATAACAGCAGCGAAGGTCTGGCGCGCGGACAGGCAGGACTGGATTCAGGACTATATAAGAATAGATGGCTTCATCAGGCAGAACGCGGGAGTTGGGATAAGCGATCGCGTGAAGGTGAGAAAGGCCAAGTACAGCGATGCAACCAGGATAGTCCTGGCGCCGCCAGCTGGCTCGCACATGCAGTTCGGCCCGGACGCTGTGGATATGATAAAGAGGCAGACCCTGAAGCGTCCTGTGGTCGCAGGCGATATACTGCCGGTGATGAGCACATCCGGCCAGGCTTTCCTGGGCAGGATGGAGGCAATTCCTCTCGTCGTAACAGCCACAGACCCCGGCGGGATCGTGGTCATAACAGACAGAACCGAGATACTCCTCATGGACAAGCCCGCGCGCGGCGTCGGCTCGATAAAGGCGACCGGAGTCACATACGAGAGCGTTGGAGGGCTGCGGGCCGAGGTCCAGCGGGTCAGGGAGATGATCGAGCTTCCCATGAAGCACCCGGAGGTCTTCAGAAAGCTCGGGATCGATCCGCCGAAGGGCGTTCTTCTCTACGGACCGCCGGGCACCGGAAAGACCCTCATCGCGAAGGCAGTTGCCAATGAGAGCGGTGCCAGCTTCTTCAGCATCGCAGGGCCGGAGATAATGTCCAAGTACTACGGAGAGAGCGAGCAGAGGCTTCGAGAGATATTCGAGGAGGCGAACAGCAACACGCCATCCATAATATTCATAGACGAGCTGGATTCGATCGCCCCCAAACGGAGCGAGGTCACTGGCGAGGTCGAGAGAAGGGTTGTGGCGCAGCTCCTTGCGATGATGGACGGTCTGAAGGAGCGCGGCCAGCTTGTGGTCATAGGTGCCACGAACAGGATAGACGCGATAGATCCGGCGCTGCGCAGGCCTGGCAGATTCGACAGGGAGATAGAGATCGGAGTTCCGGACAGAGACGATCGCGTGGAGATTCTCCAGATCCATGTGAGGAACATGCCGCTTGCAGATGACGTGAACCTCGAGGAGCTGGCGAACCGGACTCATGGATTTGTTGGGGCTGACATCGCCGCTCTCTGCAAGGAGGCCGCGATGAAGGCTCTCCGCAGGTACCTCCCGGATCTAGGAACAGAGGACGACATACCTCCTGAGATCGTGGAGAGCATGAAGGTCACCAGGGATGACTTTGAGATGGCGCTCAGGGAGATCGAGCCGAGCGCGATGAGGGAGGTTCTGGTGGAGCTTCCGAAGGTCACCTGGGAGAGCGTCGGCGGACTGGGCCAGATCAAGCAGGAGCTGATAGAGGCGATAGAGTGGCCTCTCAAGAGACCGGAGAGGTTTGAGCAGATGGGGATAAAGCCCCCAAAGGGCATACTGCTCTACGGCCCCCCCGGAACAGGCAAGACACTCATAGCGCAGGCTGTGGCCAACGAGACGAATGCGAACTTCATATCTGTCAGAGGCCCGCAGATGCTATCGAAGTGGGTTGGGGAGTCGGAGAGGGCGATAAGAGAGATATTCAGAAAGGCGAAGCAGGTCTCGCCCGCGATAATCTTCTTCGATGAGCTCGATGCGATCGCGCCCATGAGAGGCATGGACGAGGGCTCACGTGTCACCGAACGAGTCGTCAACCAGCTGCTGGCAGAGATGGACGGCCTGGAGGATCTGAAGAACGTGATCGTGATCGGAGCGACCAACCGGCCTGATATGATAGACCCGGCGCTTCTCCGCTCCGGAAGGTTCGACAGGCTGATAATGATCGGCCCGCCGGATCGCGACGGCAGGCTGGAGATTCTCAGGATTCACACCTCCAGAATTCCAAACTCAGAGGACGTCAACCTTGAGGAGCTTGCAGATCTCACAGACGGATATGTCGGAGCAGATCTCGGCGCTCTGTGCAGAGAGGCTGTGCTGCTCGCTCTCAGGGAGAACGAGAGCGCAAAGATCGTCGAGATGAGGCACTACCTCGAGGCTCTGAAGAGGGTCAGGCCGAGCGTGGAGGAGAGCATGATAAGCTACTACGAGAGGATAAGCGAGCGGTTCAGGGGCGGAGGCAGGGTCGAGTCGAGCTCGCTCATAGGATACAGGTGA
- a CDS encoding agmatine deiminase family protein, with translation MVRVGLVQTSVTGDLNLNLARALDLVESAAERGAEIVCLPELYRTPYFPREERAQVQHYAETIPGESTTAFSRLAARRNVVVIVPLFERYGSVYYNSAAVIDADGSIAGVYRKSHIPCDPMFYEKRYFSPGDGFRVFRTRHACIAVLICYDQWFPEAARSVVLDGADVIFYPTAIGRIRGVEESEGDWQAAWETVQRGHAIANGVHVAAVNRAGVEGEIEFWGGSFVCDSFGNLIAHAGSDEEVVLADLDLSKNFMVREGWGFLRNRRPDAYRSLVRDPERCSATPRGEGYHMPAEWERHDGVWLAWPHDTDTFQDIESVELAYISMIKALHAGETVNLLVRDEGMRERVERVLQRDIRMSSLRIHTMDYADVWFRDYGPTFIVNRNEKRLGMVAWSFNAWGGKYCELMGDVKIPCHIARDLGIRCFRPGIVLEGGSIDVNGSGTLMTTEQCLLNPNRNPHMSRWDIEFCLREYLGVRKIIWLRRGIAGDDTDGHVDDVARFVSPRRVVVAFEEDRDDENHEPLRENWEILKHETDQDGNPLEVIRLPMPGYVGDEQRLPASYANFYIGNRAVLVPVFGHRNDARALSIIGALFPEREVVGIDALAMVHGLGTIHCVTQQQPAV, from the coding sequence ATGGTCAGGGTGGGTCTCGTCCAGACCAGTGTCACCGGGGACCTGAACCTCAATCTAGCTAGGGCTCTCGATCTGGTGGAAAGTGCTGCTGAGAGGGGAGCGGAGATCGTCTGCCTGCCTGAGCTCTACAGGACGCCGTACTTTCCCAGGGAGGAGAGGGCTCAGGTCCAGCACTACGCTGAGACGATCCCCGGTGAGTCGACCACAGCCTTCTCGAGGCTCGCTGCCCGGAGGAATGTGGTCGTGATAGTCCCGCTCTTCGAGCGGTACGGGAGCGTCTACTACAATTCTGCAGCCGTCATAGATGCTGACGGCTCGATCGCAGGCGTGTACAGGAAGTCCCACATCCCATGCGACCCCATGTTCTACGAAAAGAGATACTTCTCTCCGGGGGACGGATTCAGGGTCTTCAGGACGCGCCACGCCTGTATTGCAGTGCTGATATGCTACGACCAGTGGTTCCCGGAGGCGGCGCGCTCTGTGGTCCTGGACGGTGCAGACGTGATATTCTACCCGACCGCCATCGGCAGGATAAGGGGCGTGGAGGAGTCGGAGGGCGACTGGCAGGCCGCCTGGGAGACAGTCCAGCGCGGGCATGCGATAGCGAATGGCGTGCATGTGGCCGCAGTGAACCGTGCGGGCGTGGAGGGCGAGATCGAATTCTGGGGAGGATCTTTCGTATGCGACTCGTTCGGGAACCTCATCGCACATGCCGGCTCTGATGAGGAGGTCGTTCTCGCAGATCTCGATCTATCGAAGAACTTTATGGTGAGGGAGGGGTGGGGATTCCTCAGGAACAGGCGGCCTGATGCATACCGCTCCCTGGTGAGGGATCCTGAGAGATGCTCTGCGACGCCGAGGGGTGAAGGCTACCACATGCCGGCGGAGTGGGAGAGGCATGATGGTGTCTGGCTGGCATGGCCGCACGACACGGATACATTCCAGGACATCGAGTCTGTTGAGCTCGCATACATCTCGATGATAAAAGCGCTCCATGCTGGAGAGACGGTGAACCTCCTGGTGAGAGATGAGGGGATGCGTGAGCGGGTGGAGCGTGTCCTACAGCGGGATATCAGGATGAGCAGCCTGAGAATCCATACCATGGATTACGCGGACGTCTGGTTCAGGGACTACGGCCCAACCTTCATCGTGAACAGAAACGAAAAACGCCTTGGGATGGTCGCGTGGAGCTTCAACGCATGGGGTGGGAAGTACTGCGAGCTCATGGGCGATGTGAAGATACCATGCCACATCGCACGCGATCTCGGCATCAGGTGCTTCCGCCCGGGGATCGTGCTTGAGGGTGGGTCGATAGATGTTAACGGCTCCGGAACGCTCATGACCACGGAGCAGTGCCTCCTCAATCCAAACAGGAATCCTCACATGAGTAGATGGGACATAGAGTTCTGCCTGAGGGAGTATCTGGGGGTCAGAAAGATAATCTGGCTCAGGAGGGGAATAGCAGGCGACGATACCGACGGGCACGTCGATGATGTGGCGAGGTTCGTATCCCCCAGAAGGGTGGTTGTTGCATTCGAGGAGGATAGGGATGACGAGAACCACGAACCTCTGCGGGAGAACTGGGAGATTCTCAAGCATGAGACGGACCAGGATGGAAACCCGCTTGAGGTGATCCGTCTGCCGATGCCGGGTTATGTTGGGGATGAACAGAGGCTGCCCGCAAGCTACGCAAACTTCTACATCGGGAACAGAGCGGTGCTCGTCCCGGTATTCGGCCACAGGAACGATGCGCGTGCTCTGAGCATCATTGGTGCGCTCTTTCCGGAGAGAGAGGTCGTGGGGATCGACGCCCTGGCAATGGTCCACGGTCTCGGCACGATTCACTGCGTGACGCAGCAGCAGCCGGCGGTATAA
- a CDS encoding 30S ribosomal protein S3ae: protein MARRAQRKAERAKVKQWYKVLAPEMFGRTPVGETLANDPNKLLGRVIETTLGDLTNNFSKQNTKLRFKIDAVAGDTAYTRFIGHEMTTDYIRSLVKRRTSRIDAVVDVMTSDGYLVRVKPSCFTVKRARANQVKAIREISRQVILSKAGNIDLNGLIQEVVLGKLSLDIYKDAKAVYPLRRVEIRKTEILAGPGEVPQPAAVPEPTVTAES from the coding sequence TTGGCTAGAAGGGCACAGAGGAAAGCAGAAAGGGCAAAGGTCAAGCAGTGGTACAAGGTCCTCGCACCTGAGATGTTCGGGCGCACGCCTGTTGGCGAAACGCTCGCAAACGACCCGAACAAGCTTCTTGGCAGGGTGATCGAGACCACGCTGGGTGACCTTACAAACAACTTCTCGAAGCAGAACACAAAGCTCAGGTTCAAGATAGACGCGGTGGCCGGTGATACAGCATACACCAGGTTCATAGGTCACGAGATGACCACAGACTACATCAGGTCCCTTGTCAAGCGCAGGACATCACGTATCGATGCTGTGGTCGATGTGATGACAAGCGATGGGTATCTGGTGAGGGTCAAGCCGAGCTGCTTCACCGTCAAGAGGGCCAGGGCGAACCAGGTCAAGGCCATAAGGGAGATCTCGCGGCAGGTCATACTCTCCAAGGCCGGGAACATAGACCTCAACGGGCTAATCCAGGAGGTTGTGCTGGGCAAGCTCTCGCTTGATATATACAAGGACGCGAAGGCTGTGTACCCCCTGAGGAGAGTCGAGATAAGGAAGACGGAGATACTTGCAGGGCCGGGAGAGGTCCCGCAGCCGGCTGCTGTACCGGAGCCGACAGTAACTGCAGAATCCTGA
- the hisG gene encoding ATP phosphoribosyltransferase, which produces MIDIAIPKGSLLNQTLELFERAGLEVRRTEREYNARINDPRIGKVKILRPQEIPTYVSRGYFDLGISGTDWIVESGADVVTVANLNYGKQGPGVVKVVVAVPESMPVSSSREIPPGSRVATEYPNITRSYFERLGIPVEVQFSYGATEAKVPELTDVVVDLTETGSTLIKNGLKIIDVIMESTSELIANQQSWSDPSKREEIEAVETLLSAVIRARGKALLKMNVSEKNIEQVISILPSMKHPTISKLYNSGYYAIESVVDKKDINLLIPQLKKAGASDILEIDISKIVP; this is translated from the coding sequence ATGATAGACATAGCAATTCCAAAGGGGAGCCTGCTCAACCAGACCCTCGAGCTCTTCGAGAGAGCCGGTCTGGAGGTGCGCAGGACGGAGAGGGAGTACAACGCCAGGATAAACGACCCCAGAATTGGCAAGGTCAAGATACTGAGGCCGCAGGAGATCCCGACCTATGTGAGCAGGGGATACTTCGATCTGGGCATCTCAGGCACAGACTGGATCGTTGAGTCCGGAGCAGATGTTGTGACCGTGGCCAACCTGAACTACGGGAAACAGGGGCCGGGAGTGGTCAAGGTTGTCGTCGCGGTGCCCGAGTCGATGCCGGTCAGCTCCTCAAGGGAGATACCTCCAGGGAGCAGGGTCGCGACAGAGTACCCGAACATCACCAGAAGCTATTTCGAGCGCCTGGGAATACCGGTCGAGGTGCAGTTCTCCTATGGGGCCACCGAGGCGAAGGTGCCGGAGCTCACGGATGTTGTTGTCGATCTCACAGAGACTGGCTCAACGCTGATCAAGAACGGACTGAAGATAATCGATGTCATAATGGAGTCGACCTCAGAGCTGATAGCAAACCAGCAGAGCTGGTCAGATCCCTCCAAGAGAGAGGAGATCGAGGCGGTGGAGACCCTGCTCTCAGCGGTGATCAGGGCCAGAGGCAAAGCCCTGCTCAAGATGAATGTATCGGAGAAGAACATAGAGCAGGTCATCTCCATACTGCCCAGCATGAAGCACCCCACGATCTCAAAGCTCTACAACTCAGGATACTATGCGATCGAGAGCGTCGTCGATAAAAAGGACATAAATCTGCTGATACCGCAGCTCAAGAAGGCAGGCGCCTCCGATATCCTGGAGATTGATATATCGAAGATCGTGCCATGA
- a CDS encoding radical SAM protein — protein MRLLFAERNESKCMRCGACSEIVACSSRSVGYAGECIGCGACQITCPCEAIEMREMDAERYVRIMVNGELFSVPERITVKRALEILGFKTSRIPSEGKIFAPCGVGGCYSCAVGVDGEMRPCCVTGVKDGMNIRTDPPEDYTPLRRLHGWMGHRVGGVGTPWQLKNPYRYVEVATFACGCNLRCPQCQNWETAYNGRALALTPEEAAMLMTDARMRYGVDRMAISGGESTLNRPWLVRYIKELRRLNPSEDARIHVDTNGTLLTEDYIDALVEAGMTDIGPDLKGLRLETFMRITGVQDRELAEEYMKTSWRAVKYIIDNYKEEVFIGVGVPYSRDLISLEEVAEIGEEICRIDDGLQVCVLDYRPEFRSRIRRPGYDEMLEVHRMLKGIGLRTVICQTAYGYIGP, from the coding sequence ATGAGGCTGCTGTTTGCTGAAAGGAACGAGAGCAAGTGCATGCGGTGCGGCGCATGCAGCGAGATCGTGGCATGTTCCAGCAGGAGTGTCGGTTATGCCGGGGAGTGCATCGGCTGTGGAGCATGCCAGATCACATGCCCCTGCGAGGCCATCGAGATGAGAGAAATGGACGCAGAAAGGTATGTGAGGATCATGGTGAACGGTGAGCTTTTCTCCGTCCCGGAGAGGATAACGGTGAAAAGGGCGCTGGAGATTCTGGGATTCAAGACATCCAGGATTCCGTCTGAGGGGAAGATCTTCGCTCCATGTGGGGTTGGGGGGTGTTACAGCTGCGCGGTGGGTGTGGACGGGGAGATGAGGCCATGCTGTGTCACTGGCGTGAAGGATGGCATGAACATCAGAACAGACCCACCGGAGGATTACACCCCGTTGAGGCGCCTCCACGGATGGATGGGGCACAGGGTTGGAGGCGTGGGGACGCCATGGCAGCTGAAGAATCCCTACAGGTACGTGGAGGTGGCAACCTTCGCATGTGGCTGCAACCTCCGGTGCCCTCAGTGCCAGAACTGGGAAACAGCATACAACGGACGCGCTCTCGCGCTGACGCCAGAGGAGGCCGCGATGCTCATGACTGATGCGAGGATGAGATACGGCGTGGACAGGATGGCGATCTCCGGCGGCGAGAGCACACTGAACAGGCCATGGCTTGTACGGTACATAAAAGAGCTCAGGAGGCTGAATCCATCTGAGGATGCCAGAATACATGTGGACACCAATGGGACGCTTCTCACGGAGGATTACATAGATGCTCTTGTGGAGGCGGGAATGACAGATATAGGCCCGGATCTGAAGGGCCTGAGGCTTGAGACGTTCATGAGGATCACGGGTGTGCAAGACAGAGAGCTGGCGGAAGAGTACATGAAGACCAGCTGGAGGGCTGTAAAATATATCATCGACAATTATAAGGAGGAGGTATTCATCGGCGTCGGCGTTCCCTACAGCAGGGATCTGATATCTCTCGAGGAGGTCGCGGAGATCGGGGAGGAGATCTGCAGGATCGATGATGGACTTCAGGTCTGTGTCCTGGATTACAGGCCTGAGTTCAGAAGCCGGATACGTAGGCCGGGATACGACGAGATGCTCGAGGTTCACAGGATGCTGAAGGGCATCGGGTTGAGGACTGTGATATGCCAGACTGCATACGGCTACATAGGACCCTGA
- a CDS encoding DUF63 family protein, translating to MNSPSEQIVSFVQRYYVDPVINDSGYNPVNTVTWAIILGVFIVLIHRAFRRYDIGFSRRFILATAPYIIAGSSLRVVEDAELVNPPLSYILITPLIYLLVASVTLIALFISRRLTGGYRLYSAIGIFWSILNLLLLIRGGVQHPWVPLAVIVLGSSITGVVFLSSRLLPHSFSIPKNGCALSVILSHMLDASSTYIGIDWLGYEEKHVVPTLLIHLVGSAAVMYPLKLIVLLPLLAILDESLRDDRDMWGILVLTLLVLGLAPATRNTLRMTLGI from the coding sequence ATGAACTCTCCTAGCGAGCAGATCGTGAGTTTTGTACAGAGGTACTACGTGGATCCGGTGATCAATGACAGCGGCTACAATCCCGTGAACACAGTGACCTGGGCGATCATCCTGGGCGTTTTCATAGTTCTCATCCACAGGGCATTCAGGAGGTATGATATCGGGTTCAGCAGGAGGTTCATACTCGCCACCGCGCCCTATATAATCGCAGGCTCCTCACTGCGCGTCGTTGAGGATGCGGAGCTGGTCAATCCGCCCTTAAGCTACATCCTGATAACTCCGCTGATCTACCTTCTTGTGGCATCTGTGACTTTGATCGCGCTCTTCATATCCAGGAGGCTCACAGGCGGCTACAGGCTGTACTCTGCAATCGGGATCTTCTGGAGCATCCTGAATCTGCTCCTGCTAATAAGAGGAGGGGTGCAGCATCCATGGGTGCCACTGGCTGTCATCGTTCTGGGCTCCTCGATCACAGGCGTTGTATTCCTTTCATCACGCCTACTGCCGCACAGCTTTTCCATCCCAAAGAACGGATGCGCGCTCTCTGTTATCCTCTCACACATGCTCGACGCGAGCTCCACATACATCGGGATCGACTGGCTGGGCTATGAGGAGAAGCATGTCGTCCCAACGCTGCTCATACACCTGGTCGGAAGTGCAGCAGTGATGTATCCCTTAAAGCTGATAGTTCTCCTGCCGCTGCTCGCCATACTTGATGAGTCTCTCAGGGATGACAGGGATATGTGGGGCATTCTTGTGCTGACGCTGCTGGTTCTCGGGCTCGCACCTGCCACCAGGAACACGCTGCGAATGACGCTCGGGATATGA
- the mptN gene encoding tetrahydromethanopterin:alpha-L-glutamate ligase, whose protein sequence is MRSVGIVVSNPDDWTARAISRGLAELGISPVMMEISELAVEIGANLSFRRDGVDILDLDTLIIRDMGRGAPQDVAFRFEALRSLADLGVAVINPPDAIVRAANKFATSMALVRAGVPTPRTVVTSSYEEALRTVESMGRVVCKPLFGYKGRDIALLRPEDEDLIRDLLIRRGAIYLQEFVDTPEKRDIRAFVIGDEVAGAIYRVAPPGEWISNLARGGRAERCEISDEIERIAVDANRAVGTVYSGVDMLESEKGLMVIEVNGTPSGKGIYSALGVDVGRMIADLALRASMR, encoded by the coding sequence ATGAGATCCGTTGGTATAGTGGTCTCGAACCCCGATGACTGGACCGCCAGGGCGATATCCAGGGGCCTGGCAGAACTCGGCATCTCTCCAGTGATGATGGAGATCTCGGAGCTCGCTGTTGAGATCGGAGCGAACCTGAGCTTCAGGAGAGATGGCGTTGACATTCTCGATCTCGATACGCTCATAATCAGAGACATGGGGAGGGGCGCGCCGCAGGATGTTGCATTCAGGTTTGAGGCGCTCAGGTCGCTTGCGGATCTGGGGGTGGCCGTGATCAATCCTCCTGACGCGATTGTTAGGGCAGCGAACAAGTTCGCAACATCGATGGCCCTCGTTCGCGCTGGTGTTCCCACACCCAGGACGGTTGTGACCTCCAGCTACGAGGAGGCTTTGAGGACTGTGGAGAGCATGGGGCGCGTGGTCTGCAAGCCGCTCTTCGGGTACAAGGGGAGGGACATAGCGCTCCTCCGGCCTGAGGATGAGGATCTGATAAGAGATCTACTGATCAGAAGAGGCGCCATCTACCTGCAGGAGTTTGTTGACACGCCGGAGAAGAGGGATATCCGGGCGTTTGTCATTGGAGATGAGGTGGCAGGCGCCATCTACAGGGTTGCGCCTCCAGGCGAATGGATAAGCAACCTCGCAAGAGGCGGGAGGGCTGAGAGGTGCGAGATAAGCGATGAGATTGAAAGGATCGCTGTTGATGCGAACAGGGCGGTCGGGACCGTTTACAGCGGAGTCGACATGCTCGAATCAGAAAAAGGATTGATGGTCATCGAGGTCAACGGGACGCCATCTGGGAAGGGGATATACTCAGCGCTCGGCGTGGATGTGGGAAGGATGATTGCAGATCTCGCACTTCGAGCATCGATGCGCTGA